The Longimicrobium sp. genome includes the window GCGCCACCGGCATGCTGGTGGTGGCGTCCCTCATCTACATCGCCACGCGGCTGCTGGAGGACCGCTGGCCCTGGCTCGGCTACGTGCGCGCCACCGCCGAGGCGTCGATGGTGGGCGGGATCGCGGACTGGTTCGCCGTGACGGCGCTCTTCCGCTACCCCGCGGGGATCAAGATCCCGCACACCGCCATCATCCCCAACCGCAAGGACCGCATCGGCAAGAGCCTGGGCAACTTCGTCCAGAACAACTTCCTGTCGCCGCCCGTCATCTCCGCCAAGCTGCGCGAGGCCAACGTGGCGCTGAAGCTGGCGCAGTGGCTCGCCAATCCGGACCACGGCGACACGGTGGGCAAGCACGCCGCGGCCGCGGTCACGGGCGTCGTGCAGGTGCTGCGTGACGACGAAGTGCAGGAGATCATCGAGCAGAGCGTCTTGGGGCGCGTGCGGACCACGCAGGTGGCGCCGCTGATGGGTCGCGTGCTGACGCTGGTGACGGCCGAAAACCGCCACCAGGAGCTGCTGGATTCCGCCATCCGCCTGTTCGACCGGCTGTTCGAGGAGAATCGCGAGGTCCTGCGCGCCAAGATCACCCAGGAAACACCGTGGTGGATGCCCACCGCCGTGAACGAGGAGATCTACAAGCGGGTCGCGCGG containing:
- a CDS encoding DUF445 domain-containing protein, giving the protein ATGMLVVASLIYIATRLLEDRWPWLGYVRATAEASMVGGIADWFAVTALFRYPAGIKIPHTAIIPNRKDRIGKSLGNFVQNNFLSPPVISAKLREANVALKLAQWLANPDHGDTVGKHAAAAVTGVVQVLRDDEVQEIIEQSVLGRVRTTQVAPLMGRVLTLVTAENRHQELLDSAIRLFDRLFEENREVLRAKITQETPWWMPTAVNEEIYKRVARGIERTLVEVAHDPNHPLRGRFNEAVGEFVERLKSSPEMIARGEALKEEVLGHPAVRHYSAGLWADIKASVLRHSADPESEFRRRVGSAVTRFGGSLLEDKELLAKANGWVEQAVLYVIEQYRHEVADLIETTVQAWDPEDTTRKIELQIGRDLQYIRINGTLVGGLVGLLIYTVSLFFGAG